The DNA window GTCCTGCGGGAGGTGCGGGGCGTACGCGAGGCGCGGCGGGTGCCCGGCGTGGCCGAGGTGACCGTCACCGCCGCCCCCGGCGCGCGGGTCCGCGCCGCCCGCAGCAGCTACGACCGGCTCGGCTACGCCATCGCCGGCGCCCCGACCCACGCCGGGCTCGACCGGGCGCTGGAACGGGCGCTCTCCAGCCTCAAGCTCACGCTCGACCCGACGAGGGGATCCGCATGACCACACTGACCGGCCCTCCGGCCCCCGCCTCCGCCGGGGAGCGCGGCACGTACGTGGAGCTGCGCAGCGACACCTTCACCCTGCCGACGCCCGCGATGCTGGAAGCCGCCGCGAGCGCCCCGCTCGGCGACGACGTCTACGGCGAGGACCCCACCGTGGCCCGCCTGGAACGGCTGGCCGCCGGCCTGCTCGGCAAGGACGCCGCCTGCCTCATGCCGAGCGGCACCATGGCCAACCTGGCGGCCGTGCTCGCGCACTGCCCGCGCGGCGGCAAGGCCGTCGTGGGCCGCGAGTCCGACCTCTACGTGTACGAGGCGGGCGGCGCCTCCGTGTGCGGCGGCGTCGTGTACGAGCCGCTGCCCAACCAGCCCGACGGCACGATCCTGCTGTCCGACCTGGAGGAGGCGCTGACCGTGGACCGCGCCGACCCGCAGTTCGCGGTGCCCGCCCTGGTCGCGCTGGAGAGCCCGCAGAACCGGTGCGGCGGGGTGCCCGTCGGCCCCGCCTACCTCGCCGAGGCGGCCGGGCTGGCCCGGCGGCACGGGGCCGCGCTGCACCTGGACGGCGCCCGGCTGTTCAACGCGGCCACGGCGCTCGGGGTCACCCCGGCCGAGCTCGCCGCGCCCGCCGACACCGTGCAGATCTGCCTGTCGAAGGGCCTGTGCGCGCCGATCGGCTCGCTGCTCGTGGGCGAGGCGGGCGCGATCGGGCGGGCGCGGCGGATCCGCAAGCTGCTCGGCGGCGGCATGCGGCAGGCCGGCGTCATCGCCGCCTGCGGCATCCTCGCCCTCACCGAGATGACCGGCCGGCTGGCCGAGGACCACGAGAACGCCGCCCGGCTGGCGCGCGGCCTGTCCGGCCTGCCCGGCCTGGAGCTGGATCCCGGCCCGCCGGCCACGAACATGGTGTTCTTCCGCGTCCGGGACCCGCGCCACACCACCCGCTCGTTCATCGACGCCGCCCGGGAGCGCGGCGTACGGATGGAGGAGCTGGGCCACGGCCGCATCCGCGCCGTCACCCACGCCGGCGTCACCACCACCGACATCGACCACACCGTGAACGTCCTCCGCGCCCTGCTCACCCCGCCCGTCCCGACGCCGGGGGGTGGGCGGTGAGTGGGCTGGGGCGGGGGTTCCGGTTTCTGTGGGGGTCGGCGGGGGCGTCGAACCTGGCCGACGGCCTGCTGCTGGTCGGCGTGCCGCTGCTGGCCGTCTCCCTGACCCGCTCCCCGCTGCTGATCTCCCTGGTGAGCGCGGCGGCCACGGCCCCGTGGCTGCTGCTGGCGCTGCCGGCGGGCGCGCTCGCCGACCGCCACGACCGGCGCACGATCATGATCCTGGCCGCGTGGACGCGCGCCGCCGTCCTGGCCGGGGCCGCGCTCGCCGCCTGGCTCGGGCTGCTCGACCTGCCCCTGCTCGTCGCGGCCGTGCTGCTCGCCGGGGCGGGGGAGGTGTTCGCGGACACCGCGGCCCAGTCGGTGCTGCCCGCCACGGTGGGCCGCGACCGGCTGGCCGCGGCCAACGGCCGCCTGACGGCCGTGCAGACCCTCGGCAACCACTTCCTCGGCGCGCCGCTGGCGGGGGTGCTCGCGGCGCTCGGCGCGTACCTCGTCTTCGGCGGCGCCGCGCTGCTGTACGCGCTGGCGGCGCTGCTGCTCCTCGGCCTGCGCGGCAGGTTCGCCGCCGGGCAGGACACCACGGGGGCGCGGCTGCGTGACGACATCCGTGTGGGGCTGCGCCACCTCGGCGGGCACGCCGCGCTGCGCGGCCTGGCGGCGTTCACCGGGCTCAGCAACCTGGCCAACGGGGCGTACTTCGCGGTGTTCGTGCTGTGGGTGGTCGGCCCGGGCTCCCGGGTCGGCCTCACCCCTCAGACCTACGGCCTGGTCGCGACCACGCTCGCGGTCGGCGCGGTGCTCGGCTCGGTGCTGGCCGCCCCGCTCGCCGCCCTGGCGGGGGAGGCGCGGGCCCTGCTGGCGGTCACGACGGCCGGCGCCGCGCTGCTGCTCGTCCCGCTGCTGGCTCCCGTCCCCGCGGCGGTGTTCGCCGCCGCGGCGGGGATCGGCGCCGCCAACGCCGTCACCAACGTGGTCGCCGTGTCGCTGCGCCAGCGCCTGATCCCCGAGCACCTGCTCGGCCGGGTGAACGCCGCCTGCCGGCTCATCGGCAACGGCGCGATGCCGATCGGGGCCGCCGCCGCCGGCGCGCTCGGGACCGTGGCGGGCGTCCCCGCGGTCTTCTGGACCGCCGCCGCCCTCACCGCCGTCGCCGCCGTCGTCGTCCTGACCCAGGTCGGACCCGAGGAGACGGCCCCGCCGCGAAGCGCCCCTGGCCCCCGCGTGGCTTCTGCGGGAGAGTAGGACAAGATCGGCACAGGAGGAGGCGGCAGTGCGGCTCGGATTCAGCATCGGCACCCTCGGCCCCGTGGCGGCCGGCCACGACGCCCAGCTCACGCTGGTGCGCGAGGCCGAACGGCTCGGCTACGACTCGGTGTGGGCGTCGGAGGGCTACGGCGTCGACCCGGTGACCACGATGGCCTGGCTGGCGGCCGGAACCGAGCGCATCGCCCTCGGCACCGGCGTGCTCCAGGTGACCGGCCGCACCGCGATCGCGGCGGCGATGGCCGCGACCACGGTCGACCGCATCTCGGGCGGCCGGTTCCTGCTCGGGCTCGGCGCGTCCGGCCCGCAGGTGGCCGAGGGCTGGCACGGCCAGCGCTACGAGCGGCCCCTGGCCCACCTGCGCGACTATGTCGCCGTCGTCCGCACCGCGCTCGCGGGCCGCCCGGTCGAGCACGCCGGCCCCGAGATCGTGCTGCCGCTGCCGGACAGCCGGGGCAAGGCGCTGAGCATGACGGTCTCGCCCGTCCAGCGGCCGCTGCCCGTTCACCTGGCCGCGATGGGGCCGAAGGCGGTCGCGCTGGCGGGGGAGATCGCCGAGGGCTGGCTGCCCATCCACTTCCCGCCCGAGCACCTCGCCGAGACGATGGAGCACCTGCGCGCCGGAGCGGCCCGCGCCGGCCGGGACGCCTCCCGGGTGGAGGTCTCGCCGATGGTCATGGCCATGGTCGACGACGACGCCGACTACGCCCGAGACCTGGTCCGGCCGATGCTCGCGCTCTACCTCGGCGGCATGGGCACCCGGCAGGTCAATTTCTACAACCGGCTGGCGCACCGCCTCGGGTTCGGCCCGGCGGCGGCCCGCGTGCGCGACGCCTACCTCGACGGCGACCTCGGCGAGGCGATGGAGGAGGTGCCCGACGACCTCGTGGACGCCCTGACGCTGTGCGGCACGCCCGCGCGGGTGCGCGAGCGGCTGGAGGACTACCGCAAGGCGGGCGCGACCCGGCTCATCGTCGGGCTGAACGCGCCCACCGTGGAGGACCGCGCCGACCAGCTCGGCTGGCTGGCCGAGCTCAACGCCTGAGCCCGGCCCTCCTCGGCCCCGCCGGCCCGGTTCACGCCGCGGCGGGGGCCTGCGGCATCTCCTTCATCCGGGGGATCGGCGACAGCGCCAGCACGATCATCGGCACGATCGCGCCGATGATCGCCGCGACCAGCACCACCGGCCGCATGCCCACGGCCTCGCCGAGCAGCCCGGCGACGAGCGCGCCGAGCGGCGCGGGCACCAGCCCCATCGCCCAGATGGTGGCGATGACCCGCCCGACCAGCTCGCGCGGCGTCGCCGACTGCAGCACGGTGATGTTGTTCACCACGAATATCTGCGTGCACAGCCCGACGAGCAGCTGGGAGAAGGCGAGCACGCCGATCGCCAGCCACAGCGGGCCGCCCGCCAGCGGCACCAGGATGAGCGCGCTGTTGCCGATCACCGTGGACCAGAACATGGTGGGCCCCGGCCCGGCCCGCTTCATCAGCCGCACCGACAGCCACGCCCCGGCGACGGCCCCGACCCCGCCGACCGCGAGCACCCCGCCGACCCAGCCGGCCGGCACGCCGGGGCCCTCGATCACGTACGGGATGAGCAGCGTCTGCAGGATGCCGATGTCGAAGAAGGAGTAGACGGCGCTGGCGATGGCGAGCGGCCGGACCACCGGATGGGCCATCACCCAGCCGAACCCGGCCCGGATGGCCGCGATCATGGAGCCGCCGGCGTCGGGCGGCGGCGGGTCCTCGCGCTTGCGGATGGAGACCAGGAACAGCGCCGACAGGACGTAGCTGACCGCGTCCACGATGATGACCAGCGGCGCCGACCGGGTGGCGATGAGGAACCCGGCGAGGCTCGGCCCGACCGCCTTGGACACCGAGTCGCTGAGCTGCAGCTTGCTGTTGCCGTCACCGAGGTGCTCGGGAGCGACGAGCGCCGGCAGGTACGACCGGTAGGCGATCTCGAACAGCACCCCGAAGACGCCCATGACGAACACGACGACGTACAGCCACCACAGCGTCAGCAGGTCCATGACGAACAGCACCGGCACCGTGGCCAGCATGAACGCGCGGATCACGTCGCTCCAGATCAGCACCGGCCGCCGCCGCATCCGGTCCACCCAGACGCCGACCACGAAGAACAGCACCATGGGCAGCCTGGCCAGCGCGCCGAGCACGCCCATCTCGGCGACGGAGGCGTGCAGCCACAGGTAGGCGACGACCGGCATGGCGAGCACGGTCACCTGGGAGCCGACCAGCGACAGGCTCTCGCCGCTCCACAACTTCAGGAAGTCGCGGTCGCGCCACAGGGTGGCCGGCTCAGTCGTTGGGGGTGAGGCCATGATCGATGCTGCTCCTCAGCTCGGCGGCCGCGAGGGCGACCCGGGGCTCGTACATGACGGTGAAGCGCTCGCCGTGGATGGGCGAGATGCGCAGGCGGCCGGTGACGACGTCCCGCCAGCCCATGTCGTCGGGCGGCACGCCCTCCGCGGCGGGCGAGAACAGCAGCACGTCCCCGTCGTAGGGGGCGTGCCGGTAGTGGCCGACGGCGTGCGCGTTGGCGCGGAAGACCTCGACGAAACGGCGGGCCTGGCGCAGGTCGGCGGTGTCGGGCTGCAGGGTGCCCGCCCGGGAGGCGGCGTCGATCACGGCCAGCAGCCGCTCGTCGGGGCTCATCCGGTGCAGCTCGTCCAGGTCGACCTGGACGTTGCCGCCGGCCAGGGCGTGGGTGAGCAGGACCGCGTCGTCCTCCAGCGAGGCGCGCAGCACCGGCTCGTCGGCGTCGGAGTAGAACAGGACGACGAGCGGCACCTCCTCGCCCAGCTCGCGCAGCCGGCGGGCGGTCTCCAGCGCGATGTTGCCGCCGATGCAGTAGCCGCCCAGCACGTACGGCCCGTGCGGCCGCACCTTCAGCAGGTGCTCGGTGTAGTCGTCCACCATCTCCGCCAGCGTGGCGTGCGGCCGCTCGCCGGGGGCGAGCCCGGCCGCCTGCACGGCGTAGACGGGCTGGTCGGGGCCGAGGTGCCGGGTCAGCGGCAGGTAGCGGAAGACCTGCCCGCCGAGGGCGTGGAACAGGAACACCGGGTCGCGCCCGCCGGTCGGCCGCAGCGGCACGATCCGCGCCGGCGCGCCGTCGTTGTCCTGCGGGCGGCGCAGCTCGGCGGCCAGCAGGGCGACGGTCGGCGCGGTGAGCACCGTCGACAGCGGCACCTCGCGGCCCAGCTCCTTGCGCAGCCGCATGGTGAGGCGCAGGGCCAGCAGGGAGTGGCCGCCGAGGGCGAAGAAGTCGTCGTGCACGCCGACGGCGTCCACGCCGAGCGTCTCCTCCCACAGCGTGCCGAGCCTGGCCTCGAACGGGTCGCGCGGCGGCAGGTACGGCGCCCGCCCGCTCTCGCCAGGGTCGGGCAGCGCGGCCCGGTCGAGCTTGCCGTTGGCGGTGACGGGCAGCGCGTCGAGCCGTACCCAGGCGGTGGGGACCATGTGCTCGGGCAGCCGCCTGCGCAGCGCCGGGGCGGGATCGACCGGCCCGTCGCCCTCGTCGTTCTCGGGGACGACGTAGCCGACGAGCCGGTCGCCGCGCAGCACGACGACGGCGGCGCGGATGCCGGGGTCGGCGGCCAGCAGCGCCTCGATCTCGCCGAGCTCCACCCGCTGGCCGCGGATCTTGACCTGGAAGTCGGTCCTGCCGAGGTACTGGACCTCGCCCGTGGGCAGCCAGCGGGCCACGTCGCCGGTCCGGTAGAGGCGGGCGCCGGGCGGCCCGTACGGGTCGGGGACGAACCGCTCGGCCGTGAGCGCGGGCCGGCCCACGTAGCCGCGGGCGAGCTGCACGCCGCCCAGGCAGAGCTCACCCGGGGTGCCGACGGGCACCCGCCGGCCGTCCGCGCCGAGCACCTCCAGCCGGGTGTTGGCGACCGGCCGGCCGATGGGCACCAGCGGCTCGCCCGGCTCGTACGGATGCCAGGTGACGTCCACGGCCGCCTCCGTGGGCCCGTACAGGTTGTGCAGCCCGGTCCCCGGCAGGCGGTCGTGGCAGCGCGCGGCCAGCTCCGCGCCCAGGGCCTCGCCGGAGCAGATGAGCCGGCGCAGCGGCGGCAGCTCGGGCTCGTCGAGGAACAGCTCCAGCATGGACGGCACGAAGTGCATGGTGGTGACGCCGTGGGCGGCGGCGAGCCCGGCCAGGCGGGCGCCGTCGCGGTGCGCGCCCGGCTCGGCGACCACCAGCCCCGCGCCGGTGATCAGCGGCCAGAACAGCTCCCACACCGACACGTCGAACGACAGCGGCGTCTTGTGCAGCACGCGCTCGTCCGCGCCCAGCCCGAACGCCTCCTGCATCCAGCGCAGCCGGTTGACGATCGCCCGGTGCGAGACGCCGACGCCCTTGGGCCGGCCGGTGGACCCCGACGTGAAGATCACGTACGCGAGCGCGTCGGGAGGCACCCGCACCGGCGGCCGGGTTTCCTCCCCCAGATCGTCGAGGGACAGGGCGACGCCCTCGGGAAGGTCCGCCGCGCCGCCGGTCAGCACCGTGCGCGTCCCCGCGTCCTCGATCATGTACGCCATCCGCTCCGCCGGCAGGCCCGGCTCCAGCGGCAGGTAGGCGGCCCCGGCCCCGAGCACGCCGAGCAGGGCGGGCAGCAGGAGGGGGCCGCGTTCGAGATGGACGCCGACGACGTCGCCGGGCCGGACGCCGGCCGCCGCCAGCCGGGCGCTGACCGCCCCGGCCCGCCCGGCCAGCTCGCGGTAGGTGATCCACTCGCCGTCGTAGCAGACGGCGGGCGCGTCCGGGGTGCGGGCGGCCTGCTCGCCGATCAGCTCGTGCAGCGTCGCCTCCGGCCAGTCGCGGGCGGTGGCGTTCCAGCCGCCGATCGCGGCGGCGTCGCGGTCCAGGTACGGCTCGGCGGGCCGCGGGTCGGCGGCCGGATCGGCGGCCTGGGCGAGCGCGGTCAGGTAGTGCTCGCCGATCCGCGCGACCTGCCCGGCGTCGAACTGCGCCCGGTCGTAGGTGAGGGTCAGGTCGAAGCCGCCGTGCTCGCGCGAGCGGCTGAACGCGGCGGCGAACGGCACGTCGGTCTGCTCGAAGAAGTCCTGCCCCACGATCTCGACCCCGGGGCCGCCCGCCGCGGGGACGCCCTGGTAGACGTGGAAGTCGCGGAAGTCGAACAGCACGTCCAGCAGCGGGGAGCGGCCCGCGTCCCGCTGGATCTCGAACAGCGGGTACCTCCGGTGCGGCAGC is part of the Nonomuraea coxensis DSM 45129 genome and encodes:
- a CDS encoding GntG family PLP-dependent aldolase; the protein is MTTLTGPPAPASAGERGTYVELRSDTFTLPTPAMLEAAASAPLGDDVYGEDPTVARLERLAAGLLGKDAACLMPSGTMANLAAVLAHCPRGGKAVVGRESDLYVYEAGGASVCGGVVYEPLPNQPDGTILLSDLEEALTVDRADPQFAVPALVALESPQNRCGGVPVGPAYLAEAAGLARRHGAALHLDGARLFNAATALGVTPAELAAPADTVQICLSKGLCAPIGSLLVGEAGAIGRARRIRKLLGGGMRQAGVIAACGILALTEMTGRLAEDHENAARLARGLSGLPGLELDPGPPATNMVFFRVRDPRHTTRSFIDAARERGVRMEELGHGRIRAVTHAGVTTTDIDHTVNVLRALLTPPVPTPGGGR
- a CDS encoding non-ribosomal peptide synthetase, with product MTVTTGAARGLEDAYPLAALQAGMLYHSAYEPDAATYHDLTTLTLRGRFDAGAFRAALAEVTARHPVLRTSFDLTGFSEPLQLVHRAATLPLEVTDLSGDPEAGRRLAAWSEAEKRRPFDWASPPLARAHVHVLGAELFAFSLSFHHAILDGWSVAALVTELLRRYHGHLSGEPLPVAAPGAAFRELVAAERAAVAAPETRAFWRERVADAPDTRLPRLPHSTDSTGSTDAHGSPGSRGEPGAEVLRLPLPAELLERLGAAARELAVPLRTLLLAAHLRVLALVTGASEVMTGLVTHSRPEREAGEEVLGLFLNTVPLRLDVTAPTWAALAREVFEAEVALLPHRRYPLFEIQRDAGRSPLLDVLFDFRDFHVYQGVPAAGGPGVEIVGQDFFEQTDVPFAAAFSRSREHGGFDLTLTYDRAQFDAGQVARIGEHYLTALAQAADPAADPRPAEPYLDRDAAAIGGWNATARDWPEATLHELIGEQAARTPDAPAVCYDGEWITYRELAGRAGAVSARLAAAGVRPGDVVGVHLERGPLLLPALLGVLGAGAAYLPLEPGLPAERMAYMIEDAGTRTVLTGGAADLPEGVALSLDDLGEETRPPVRVPPDALAYVIFTSGSTGRPKGVGVSHRAIVNRLRWMQEAFGLGADERVLHKTPLSFDVSVWELFWPLITGAGLVVAEPGAHRDGARLAGLAAAHGVTTMHFVPSMLELFLDEPELPPLRRLICSGEALGAELAARCHDRLPGTGLHNLYGPTEAAVDVTWHPYEPGEPLVPIGRPVANTRLEVLGADGRRVPVGTPGELCLGGVQLARGYVGRPALTAERFVPDPYGPPGARLYRTGDVARWLPTGEVQYLGRTDFQVKIRGQRVELGEIEALLAADPGIRAAVVVLRGDRLVGYVVPENDEGDGPVDPAPALRRRLPEHMVPTAWVRLDALPVTANGKLDRAALPDPGESGRAPYLPPRDPFEARLGTLWEETLGVDAVGVHDDFFALGGHSLLALRLTMRLRKELGREVPLSTVLTAPTVALLAAELRRPQDNDGAPARIVPLRPTGGRDPVFLFHALGGQVFRYLPLTRHLGPDQPVYAVQAAGLAPGERPHATLAEMVDDYTEHLLKVRPHGPYVLGGYCIGGNIALETARRLRELGEEVPLVVLFYSDADEPVLRASLEDDAVLLTHALAGGNVQVDLDELHRMSPDERLLAVIDAASRAGTLQPDTADLRQARRFVEVFRANAHAVGHYRHAPYDGDVLLFSPAAEGVPPDDMGWRDVVTGRLRISPIHGERFTVMYEPRVALAAAELRSSIDHGLTPND
- a CDS encoding MFS transporter encodes the protein MSGLGRGFRFLWGSAGASNLADGLLLVGVPLLAVSLTRSPLLISLVSAAATAPWLLLALPAGALADRHDRRTIMILAAWTRAAVLAGAALAAWLGLLDLPLLVAAVLLAGAGEVFADTAAQSVLPATVGRDRLAAANGRLTAVQTLGNHFLGAPLAGVLAALGAYLVFGGAALLYALAALLLLGLRGRFAAGQDTTGARLRDDIRVGLRHLGGHAALRGLAAFTGLSNLANGAYFAVFVLWVVGPGSRVGLTPQTYGLVATTLAVGAVLGSVLAAPLAALAGEARALLAVTTAGAALLLVPLLAPVPAAVFAAAAGIGAANAVTNVVAVSLRQRLIPEHLLGRVNAACRLIGNGAMPIGAAAAGALGTVAGVPAVFWTAAALTAVAAVVVLTQVGPEETAPPRSAPGPRVASAGE
- a CDS encoding LLM class flavin-dependent oxidoreductase codes for the protein MRLGFSIGTLGPVAAGHDAQLTLVREAERLGYDSVWASEGYGVDPVTTMAWLAAGTERIALGTGVLQVTGRTAIAAAMAATTVDRISGGRFLLGLGASGPQVAEGWHGQRYERPLAHLRDYVAVVRTALAGRPVEHAGPEIVLPLPDSRGKALSMTVSPVQRPLPVHLAAMGPKAVALAGEIAEGWLPIHFPPEHLAETMEHLRAGAARAGRDASRVEVSPMVMAMVDDDADYARDLVRPMLALYLGGMGTRQVNFYNRLAHRLGFGPAAARVRDAYLDGDLGEAMEEVPDDLVDALTLCGTPARVRERLEDYRKAGATRLIVGLNAPTVEDRADQLGWLAELNA
- a CDS encoding MFS transporter, with product MASPPTTEPATLWRDRDFLKLWSGESLSLVGSQVTVLAMPVVAYLWLHASVAEMGVLGALARLPMVLFFVVGVWVDRMRRRPVLIWSDVIRAFMLATVPVLFVMDLLTLWWLYVVVFVMGVFGVLFEIAYRSYLPALVAPEHLGDGNSKLQLSDSVSKAVGPSLAGFLIATRSAPLVIIVDAVSYVLSALFLVSIRKREDPPPPDAGGSMIAAIRAGFGWVMAHPVVRPLAIASAVYSFFDIGILQTLLIPYVIEGPGVPAGWVGGVLAVGGVGAVAGAWLSVRLMKRAGPGPTMFWSTVIGNSALILVPLAGGPLWLAIGVLAFSQLLVGLCTQIFVVNNITVLQSATPRELVGRVIATIWAMGLVPAPLGALVAGLLGEAVGMRPVVLVAAIIGAIVPMIVLALSPIPRMKEMPQAPAAA